One genomic window of [Limnothrix rosea] IAM M-220 includes the following:
- a CDS encoding phage holin family protein: MPQFFLTWLATAASLFITAIVVPGLAITGAPPALIGAAVLGFVNAIIKPILVIFTLPLTILTLGLFLFVINAITLGLVGYLTPGLTVGGFFPAIIGSIVLTFVSSVINQLIGQEDTEQLQ, from the coding sequence ATGCCACAATTTTTTCTGACTTGGTTAGCCACTGCTGCTTCTTTGTTCATTACTGCAATTGTTGTGCCGGGTTTAGCCATTACTGGGGCTCCTCCCGCATTAATCGGCGCTGCGGTATTGGGATTTGTGAATGCGATTATTAAGCCAATCCTCGTGATTTTTACGTTGCCTTTAACGATTTTGACCTTGGGTTTATTTTTATTCGTGATTAATGCGATTACCCTTGGTCTAGTGGGTTATTTGACTCCCGGATTAACCGTGGGTGGATTTTTTCCGGCGATTATTGGCTCGATTGTGTTGACTTTTGTTTCAAGTGTGATCAATCAGTTGATCGGTCAAGAGGATACGGAACAGCTTCAATAG